In Chryseobacterium oryzae, the genomic stretch AAACTTTAAAATGACCGCTCCGGCAGGTTATTACGATTATGAATACCGTGACCCACACGTATTTTTCAATTCTGAGGACGGCAAATACTGGATGTTGGTTTCGGCGCAGACTTCAGCTAAAAAAGCGGTCGTTTTAAAATATACCACGACCAATCCTGCAAGTGGAAACTGGACGGTAGAAAATCCGATTTATACCACATCGGCATCCGAAAATTATATAATGCTGGAATGTCCGGATTTATTTAAAATGGGCAATTACTGGTATTTGGTATTTTCCGAAAACTGGAGCAGCAACAGCGGAACGCATTACCGCATCGCCACTTCTCCTAACGGACCTTGGACAACGCCTGCAAACGACCGTTTGGATGGTTCTTATCTTTATGCTGCAAAAACAGTCTCTGATAACACCGACCGCTATTTGGTGGGATGGACGGCAAGAAAAGTCCCTGAAAGCAATACAGGCGGAAAAGACTGGGCGGGAAATCTCGTTACGCATAAACTTGTCCAAAACTCAGATGGAACTTTAGGTGTAAAGCCAGTTTCTTCCATCGCATCGGTGTTTGGAAATAATACATCGCTTTCAGTGGATAAAATCAGTGGAACGGCTTCCCAAAACGGCAATAGCTTTAATCTGTCAGGAACGTCTCAGGTAATGTTCAGCAAACTGCAGAAAGCCAATCAAATTAATTTTACGCTAAATGCATCTTCCAGCGGACAATCGGGATTGATTCTTTCACAGGATAATGATGGTCAAAATGGCTATAAAATTGCTTTTGAACCCGCTAACAATCGTATTGCAAGCTATGTGATGAGCAGCGGAAATGAGACTTTGGACAACAGTTATCCTTTGTCGGGCATTTCCGGAACCAATTATAATGTCACCGCTTATATCAGCAATGATGTTTGCGTGGTTTATGTGAATGACAAAGTGGCGTTCAGCAACCGTGTTTACGATGTTGTTAACAAAAAATGGAGTATTTTTGGAACATCAAACAGTACATTCAGTAATATTAATATCAAAAATCCTTAATTAATGTTTTCAAATAAAAATATCAATGCCGTCAGTTATGGAGAGGTGCTTTTCGAT encodes the following:
- a CDS encoding glycoside hydrolase family 32 protein; protein product: MTIRKIYLTAVMGLAMFSCQNNDSVTDVNPDDIFKQTNVFPVPPNQWMGGNNPYYTAGYVGDVMPYYENGIFHLFFLHDAKTKPAGEGFHDIHSFDTSNFKDFNYQGRQIPYGLASEPDFGVGTGSLVKVGNTYYYYYTGHNEVASFISNNPRESVLLATSTDLKNWTKVKNFKMTAPAGYYDYEYRDPHVFFNSEDGKYWMLVSAQTSAKKAVVLKYTTTNPASGNWTVENPIYTTSASENYIMLECPDLFKMGNYWYLVFSENWSSNSGTHYRIATSPNGPWTTPANDRLDGSYLYAAKTVSDNTDRYLVGWTARKVPESNTGGKDWAGNLVTHKLVQNSDGTLGVKPVSSIASVFGNNTSLSVDKISGTASQNGNSFNLSGTSQVMFSKLQKANQINFTLNASSSGQSGLILSQDNDGQNGYKIAFEPANNRIASYVMSSGNETLDNSYPLSGISGTNYNVTAYISNDVCVVYVNDKVAFSNRVYDVVNKKWSIFGTSNSTFSNINIKNP